A window of the Cherax quadricarinatus isolate ZL_2023a chromosome 23, ASM3850222v1, whole genome shotgun sequence genome harbors these coding sequences:
- the LOC138853116 gene encoding uncharacterized protein, translating to MTPPTPPTIYHLLVMLLSLPLGHKAVGIRCVQCVGDVGRSGETCITKPPAPAPCDPSMTVCMTIRTYTPAQEDTRTLVSLVRTCAPTDMGWDCERGKTERGVVAEVCHDSCGWDGCNHAHATTPTAPTLLFFTVLGCLWAASLLL from the exons atgacaccacccacaccacccacgatCTACCACCTCCTGGTAATGCTGCTGTCGCTCCCACTCGGCCACAAAG CTGTGGGTATCcgctgtgtgcagtgtgtgggtgatgtggggagATCTGGGGAAACTTGCATTACCAAGCCTCCAGCACCAGCCCCTTGCGACCCCTCCATGACTGTCTGCATGACCATCAGAACTTACACACCCGCCCAGGAAGACACCC GTACGCTGGTGTCGCTGGTGCGGACCTGCGCCCCCACAGACATGGGTTGGGACTGTGAGAGAGGTAAAACTGAACGAGGAGTCGTTGCCGAAGTGTGTCACGACTCCTGTGGCTGGGACGGCTGTAACCACGCCCACGCCACCACCCCTACGGCGCCCACACTGCTGTTCTTCACCGTGCTGGGATGTCTGTGGGCGGCCTCCCTACTCCTCTGA